One stretch of Solirubrobacterales bacterium DNA includes these proteins:
- a CDS encoding enoyl-CoA hydratase/isomerase family protein: MSSPVRLDRDGGVAAVVLDNPPLNLFGATVFQALSDCLGEVEGSDARALVWRAEGELFTGGADVNVFQQIVDAGGDRADLSFDPLLDAVRRIEALPIPTLAIVHGLCLTAGLEVSLGCDMIWAGESARFGLVEAVVGLTPGAGGTQRMAERAGPARAREFVMSQGIYDAATLERWNVVNRVLPDDELLEKGMQFAQRLAAGPTKAHGATKKIVRAYLEGGVDQADKVTPEVAGSLFETEDLKRAVESFLAEGPGKATFEGR, encoded by the coding sequence GTGAGCTCCCCCGTCCGGCTGGACCGTGACGGAGGCGTTGCCGCCGTGGTGCTCGACAACCCACCCCTGAACCTGTTCGGGGCCACCGTCTTCCAGGCGCTCAGCGACTGCCTGGGGGAGGTCGAGGGCTCAGATGCGCGGGCGCTCGTCTGGCGCGCCGAAGGCGAGCTGTTCACCGGCGGTGCCGACGTCAACGTCTTCCAGCAGATCGTGGATGCGGGCGGCGACCGCGCGGATCTGAGCTTCGACCCGTTGCTCGACGCCGTGCGGCGGATCGAGGCGCTGCCGATCCCGACGCTCGCCATCGTCCATGGCCTCTGCCTCACCGCTGGGCTCGAGGTCTCACTCGGCTGCGACATGATCTGGGCCGGCGAGTCCGCGCGCTTTGGCCTCGTCGAGGCCGTGGTCGGCCTGACTCCGGGCGCCGGCGGCACCCAGCGGATGGCCGAGCGAGCGGGCCCTGCTCGGGCCCGGGAGTTCGTGATGTCGCAGGGCATCTACGACGCAGCGACCCTGGAGCGCTGGAACGTCGTCAACCGTGTGCTCCCCGACGACGAGCTGCTCGAGAAGGGGATGCAGTTCGCTCAGCGCCTGGCCGCCGGTCCCACCAAGGCGCACGGGGCGACCAAGAAGATCGTGCGCGCCTACCTCGAGGGCGGCGTCGATCAGGCGGACAAGGTGACGCCCGAGGTCGCAGGCTCGCTGTTCGAGACGGAGGACCTGA